In Vagococcus hydrophili, one DNA window encodes the following:
- a CDS encoding NAD(P)-dependent malic enzyme: MDIKEAALKVHEENHGKLEIKSKLSVKTNEELALAYTPGVAEPCKKIAENPADSYKYTSRGNLVAVISDGTAVLGLGDIGPRAAMPVMEGKSILFKEFADIDSYPLVLNETDPDKLVKIIASLQYSFGGINLEDISAPRCFEVERKLKEIVDIPVFHDDQHGTAIVVASGIINSLKIVNKKMEDVKIVLNGPGAAGTAIIKLLQELGATDIIACDQFGILDLESENLTESHKIDLAKSTNPRNIKGSLVDAVKEADIFVGVSVPGILTPEMVRTMAIDPIVFAMANPVPEIMYDEAIEAGVKVMGTGRSDFPNQINNVLAFPGIFKGALGVRASEINEEMKKAAAYAIANLITEEELSAEYVIPNPFDKRVVSAVEAAVAKAAIATGVAEITGGN; this comes from the coding sequence GTGGATATTAAAGAAGCGGCCTTAAAAGTACATGAAGAAAATCACGGGAAATTAGAAATTAAAAGCAAATTAAGTGTAAAAACGAATGAAGAGTTAGCTTTAGCTTATACACCGGGTGTCGCTGAACCTTGTAAAAAAATTGCTGAAAATCCAGCCGATAGTTATAAATATACGTCAAGAGGTAATCTGGTAGCAGTTATTTCTGACGGGACAGCAGTGTTAGGTTTAGGCGATATTGGACCAAGAGCAGCGATGCCTGTTATGGAAGGGAAGTCAATTTTGTTTAAAGAATTTGCTGATATTGATTCTTATCCATTGGTGCTAAATGAAACAGATCCAGATAAGTTAGTTAAAATTATTGCCTCTTTGCAATATAGTTTTGGTGGGATTAATTTAGAAGATATCTCAGCACCTCGTTGTTTTGAAGTGGAAAGAAAATTAAAAGAAATAGTTGATATCCCAGTTTTTCATGATGATCAACATGGAACAGCCATTGTTGTGGCTTCAGGAATTATTAACAGCTTAAAAATTGTTAATAAAAAAATGGAAGATGTCAAAATTGTTTTGAATGGACCAGGTGCCGCAGGGACAGCCATTATAAAATTATTACAAGAACTTGGCGCAACTGATATTATTGCGTGCGATCAATTTGGAATTTTAGATTTAGAAAGCGAAAATTTAACGGAATCTCATAAAATTGATTTAGCTAAAAGCACTAATCCTAGAAATATTAAAGGTAGTTTAGTTGATGCGGTTAAAGAGGCTGATATTTTCGTAGGTGTTTCAGTTCCGGGAATTTTAACACCTGAAATGGTTCGCACAATGGCCATAGATCCTATTGTGTTTGCTATGGCCAATCCAGTTCCTGAAATTATGTATGACGAAGCAATTGAAGCTGGTGTTAAAGTAATGGGTACAGGGCGTTCTGACTTTCCTAATCAAATTAACAATGTTCTTGCTTTTCCAGGAATATTTAAAGGCGCTTTAGGTGTTAGAGCCAGTGAAATAAATGAAGAAATGAAGAAAGCAGCAGCGTATGCCATTGCGAATTTAATTACTGAGGAAGAGTTATCAGCAGAGTATGTGATTCCTAATCCTTTTGATAAACGCGTGGTTAGTGCTGTGGAAGCAGCGGTCGCAAAAGCGGCTATTGCAACAGGTGTTGCTGAAATCACAGGGGGAAATTAA
- a CDS encoding aspartate ammonia-lyase, with translation MMYRTERDSVGELEVPADSYYGVHSLRAKINFPITSQRLDKDFIISLAQVKKATALANHKLGLLPDLKVKAIIQASDEIISGKLHDQFIVDPIQGGAGTSSNMNVNEVITNRAIELLGGKKGDFSIVHPNDDVNKGQSTNDVYPTAGKLTMLKKIPDLMYQLERLRDVFEEKSLEFQDVLKLGRTQLSDAVPITLGQEFHAYYTVTKRNIKRLEHVKEEMETINLGGTAIGTGITAHPELAQTVIPYLNTITNQNLQTSDDLVDGTQNIEQYVILSDVLKSIAISLSKIANDIRLLSSGPNSGIGEITIPARQNGSSIMPGKINPVIPEVVTQCSFVVMGNNAIIGSAAEAGQLELNAFEPVVFYKLLESFQVLTNGISTFVDHCVSGIEANKERCSDNLERSTYLATVLSETIGYTRAADIAKESLTTGQTIREIAEAQGIKIETHEKVASLVK, from the coding sequence ATGATGTATCGGACAGAAAGAGATAGTGTTGGAGAATTAGAAGTACCTGCGGATAGTTACTACGGGGTTCATTCTTTACGGGCGAAAATAAACTTCCCAATTACAAGTCAACGACTTGATAAGGACTTTATTATTAGTTTAGCTCAAGTCAAAAAAGCCACTGCTTTAGCCAATCATAAACTAGGTCTATTACCAGATTTAAAAGTTAAAGCAATTATTCAAGCAAGTGACGAAATTATCTCTGGTAAACTTCATGATCAATTTATTGTTGATCCGATACAAGGTGGTGCTGGAACAAGTAGCAATATGAATGTTAATGAGGTCATAACTAACCGTGCGATTGAGCTTTTAGGTGGTAAAAAAGGTGATTTCTCAATCGTTCATCCCAATGATGATGTGAATAAAGGACAGTCAACGAATGATGTTTACCCAACAGCTGGTAAATTAACCATGTTGAAAAAAATACCAGATTTAATGTACCAACTAGAGCGGTTAAGAGATGTGTTTGAAGAAAAATCATTGGAGTTTCAAGATGTATTAAAATTGGGTCGGACTCAATTAAGCGATGCAGTCCCAATTACGTTAGGACAAGAATTCCATGCGTATTATACAGTAACAAAAAGAAATATTAAGCGTTTAGAGCATGTGAAGGAAGAAATGGAAACTATTAACTTGGGTGGCACTGCTATCGGAACAGGAATTACAGCTCATCCTGAGTTAGCACAGACAGTGATTCCCTATTTAAATACAATAACGAATCAAAATTTACAAACTTCAGATGATTTAGTGGATGGCACTCAAAATATCGAACAATATGTGATTCTTTCAGATGTTTTAAAATCAATCGCCATTAGTTTATCAAAAATCGCTAACGATATTCGGTTACTTTCTTCAGGTCCAAATTCAGGGATTGGAGAAATAACGATTCCTGCCAGACAAAACGGTTCTTCTATTATGCCAGGGAAAATTAATCCTGTGATTCCAGAAGTTGTGACGCAATGTTCTTTTGTGGTAATGGGAAATAATGCGATTATTGGCTCAGCAGCAGAAGCAGGACAACTTGAATTAAACGCCTTTGAACCTGTTGTTTTCTATAAATTATTAGAGTCTTTCCAAGTTTTAACCAATGGTATTTCAACCTTTGTGGATCATTGCGTATCAGGAATTGAAGCCAATAAAGAAAGATGTTCTGATAATTTAGAACGAAGCACGTACTTAGCTACCGTTCTTTCAGAAACAATCGGATACACTCGAGCAGCTGATATTGCGAAAGAGAGTTTAACGACAGGACAAACGATTCGTGAAATTGCAGAAGCCCAAGGGATAAAAATAGAAACTCATGAAAAAGTAGCTTCATTAGTAAAATAG
- a CDS encoding asparaginase: MKKVLVLHTGGTISMTQEKDGAVGLSSQHPLKETMDLLPDNIQVEVEEIFNLPSPHITPNEMLILKNRIEIAQGQNFDGVVITHGTDTLEETAYFLDISFKKEIAVVLTGAMRSSNELGADGLYNYVQAIITASDDKSKDQGVLVVMNDEIHAGRFVTKTHTTSVDTFRTPTFGPIGIISKRQVIFLKEVVEHHALSISSVEGKVILLKAYAGMDAMLFEILKDAKVDGVVVEALGAGNLPPNVVKNLEEMINDGIPVALVSRCSNGIAQDIYDYEGGGIPLRKLGVMFVKGLTGPKARLRMLVGLNARLSHHELRQFMTE; encoded by the coding sequence ATGAAAAAAGTTTTAGTATTACATACCGGTGGAACCATTTCCATGACCCAAGAAAAAGACGGAGCTGTTGGTTTATCTAGCCAACACCCTTTGAAGGAAACGATGGATTTGTTACCTGATAACATTCAAGTAGAAGTGGAAGAAATATTTAATTTACCATCACCACATATTACACCTAATGAGATGTTGATTTTAAAAAATCGAATTGAGATTGCTCAAGGCCAAAATTTTGATGGAGTTGTGATTACTCATGGCACAGATACCTTAGAAGAAACAGCTTATTTTCTTGATATTTCATTTAAAAAAGAAATAGCTGTTGTTTTAACAGGAGCCATGCGTTCAAGTAATGAATTAGGCGCAGATGGACTTTATAACTACGTTCAAGCAATAATCACTGCCTCAGATGATAAATCAAAAGATCAAGGCGTGTTAGTTGTGATGAATGATGAAATCCATGCAGGTCGTTTTGTTACAAAGACACATACAACAAGTGTTGACACCTTTAGAACACCAACATTTGGTCCGATTGGGATTATTTCAAAACGCCAAGTTATCTTCCTAAAAGAAGTTGTAGAACATCATGCCTTATCGATTTCATCGGTAGAAGGAAAAGTCATTCTTTTAAAAGCTTATGCTGGAATGGATGCCATGTTGTTTGAAATTTTAAAGGATGCTAAGGTCGATGGTGTCGTTGTTGAAGCGTTGGGTGCAGGTAATTTGCCACCTAATGTGGTGAAAAATTTAGAAGAGATGATAAATGACGGGATTCCAGTAGCTTTAGTTTCAAGATGTTCTAATGGAATTGCTCAAGATATTTATGATTACGAAGGTGGAGGTATTCCGCTTAGAAAACTAGGTGTCATGTTTGTTAAAGGATTAACCGGACCAAAAGCTAGATTGCGCATGCTAGTCGGTCTTAACGCGCGTTTATCACATCATGAATTACGTCAGTTTATGACAGAATAA
- a CDS encoding helix-turn-helix transcriptional regulator, translating to MGYHQGLATQLVKVNSILVNENNRHSFSLFYAIEGDFLCQKNKQTSFLLKEGNFVINNSSELLVLKQTTQHNSLLHLTFYFSEIEKMIGQDWRPFFSDERLANFSEEDKQKLSEKMFRLILEYSDIQSKDRPFQSMTYLLSFLDGLNKIVLIEESVKKNQLLVSDHPKIMSIIEYVEEYYKQRISLKDIAQKEYLSEAYLSRLFKEETGINFSDYVDNIRLKHGVEELRNSRLPVLTIALNNGFATGKRFTKLFKEKYGITPHNYRKQEVAKLEDLKIDREMTEDYSIFSKEEMLQIIAQFMLNQNLKKESLDLPSQYQLDVKKESYGILKKPERIINIGLAENGISEDVRYQIRLLQEKIPFDYIRFSGLCSESDKRHYVIMDKHVNNHRLFSFINEMRLKPMIVLEIKKETTLESWKKELAYLREVIQGYVHFEASFKSGWFLELSSERDISLASYQELYRYAFDFLYNNFTTGFLGVTNPYQEETCFKEAYKWMAETERMPHFISFTYRDYALKSQREESDHLEFIEKLDELLLWLSNYQGISRQPDILVTEWNIIASDSHVLSGTFFRSGIVLKSLVQLSSRVKGVGFWLNLESELCQDIGNQDSNLSIFLHGPLRRPLFFVLTLFERVGDQIISETDRYILTKRFNSYYLLFYNYYYIDPANTAYENLWKTSKKEAIFKFNQLKKGNYLVKRFLLDSNHGGFTING from the coding sequence ATGGGATATCATCAAGGTTTAGCCACACAATTAGTTAAAGTTAATTCGATATTGGTGAATGAAAACAATCGCCATTCATTTAGTTTATTTTATGCCATAGAAGGTGATTTTTTATGTCAAAAAAATAAACAAACAAGCTTTTTATTAAAAGAAGGAAACTTTGTTATTAATAACAGTTCTGAGTTACTTGTTTTAAAACAAACAACGCAACATAATTCATTACTGCATTTAACATTTTATTTTTCAGAAATCGAAAAAATGATTGGTCAAGATTGGCGACCTTTTTTTAGTGATGAAAGACTGGCAAATTTTAGTGAAGAAGATAAACAAAAATTATCTGAGAAGATGTTTCGCTTAATCCTAGAGTATTCTGATATCCAATCAAAAGATCGACCGTTTCAAAGTATGACTTACTTACTTTCGTTTTTAGATGGTTTAAACAAGATTGTTTTAATAGAAGAATCAGTTAAAAAAAATCAATTATTAGTGAGTGACCATCCGAAAATCATGTCCATTATTGAGTACGTGGAAGAGTACTATAAACAAAGAATTTCACTTAAAGATATCGCCCAAAAAGAGTACTTATCAGAAGCTTATCTTTCTAGACTTTTTAAAGAAGAAACAGGTATTAATTTTTCGGATTATGTGGATAATATTCGGTTGAAACATGGGGTAGAAGAACTTAGAAATTCTAGACTTCCTGTGTTAACCATTGCTTTAAATAATGGCTTTGCAACGGGTAAACGATTTACAAAATTGTTTAAAGAAAAGTATGGCATCACACCCCATAATTACCGGAAGCAAGAAGTAGCAAAATTAGAAGACTTGAAAATTGATCGAGAGATGACAGAGGATTACAGTATTTTTTCAAAAGAAGAAATGCTGCAGATTATCGCCCAATTCATGTTAAATCAAAATTTGAAAAAAGAAAGTTTAGATTTACCTAGCCAATATCAATTAGATGTAAAAAAAGAAAGTTATGGAATTTTAAAGAAACCAGAACGAATTATTAATATTGGTTTAGCTGAAAACGGGATTTCAGAAGACGTTCGTTATCAGATTAGGTTATTACAAGAAAAGATCCCTTTTGACTATATTCGCTTTTCGGGTTTGTGTAGTGAGTCTGATAAAAGGCACTATGTCATTATGGATAAACATGTTAACAACCACCGTTTGTTTAGTTTCATCAATGAAATGAGACTTAAACCAATGATTGTTCTTGAGATAAAAAAAGAGACTACTCTGGAAAGTTGGAAAAAAGAGTTAGCTTATTTAAGAGAAGTTATTCAAGGTTATGTTCATTTCGAAGCAAGTTTTAAGTCAGGCTGGTTTTTGGAATTGAGTAGTGAAAGAGATATTTCTTTAGCTAGCTACCAAGAACTTTATCGTTATGCTTTTGATTTTTTATACAATAATTTTACAACAGGTTTTTTAGGCGTGACCAATCCGTATCAAGAAGAAACGTGCTTTAAAGAAGCCTATAAATGGATGGCTGAAACGGAAAGAATGCCACATTTTATTTCCTTTACTTACCGAGATTATGCCCTAAAAAGTCAACGGGAAGAATCAGATCATTTAGAGTTTATTGAAAAATTAGATGAGTTATTGTTGTGGCTTTCAAATTATCAAGGCATCTCAAGACAGCCAGATATTTTAGTGACGGAATGGAATATTATTGCTAGTGATAGTCATGTTTTGAGTGGGACTTTCTTTAGATCAGGAATTGTTTTAAAGTCTTTGGTTCAGTTATCTTCAAGAGTGAAAGGCGTTGGCTTTTGGCTTAATTTAGAAAGTGAATTGTGCCAAGATATCGGAAATCAAGATTCTAATTTATCTATCTTTTTACACGGTCCATTAAGGCGTCCTCTGTTTTTTGTTTTAACTCTGTTTGAGCGAGTGGGAGACCAAATAATTAGTGAAACGGACCGCTACATATTAACCAAACGATTTAATTCCTACTATTTACTTTTCTATAATTATTATTACATTGATCCAGCTAATACGGCTTATGAAAATTTGTGGAAGACTTCAAAAAAAGAAGCTATATTTAAGTTTAATCAGTTAAAGAAAGGTAACTACTTAGTGAAACGATTTTTATTAGATAGTAATCATGGGGGATTTACAATCAATGGTTAA
- a CDS encoding ABC transporter permease — protein sequence MKKINKKILYPIISFSVIILLWEGLGRAFHVPLYVLPLPSQIIQSLLSEKAILMKHALVTTKEAIIGLVLAAFLAFFIAILMDRFKQLRLMFYPHLVISQTIPVLVLGPIFSIWFGFGLTPKVLIVILMCFFPIVVAFSDALKNSNQEKINLLKTYGASNKQIYKMVKIPEAMPAFFSGLKISATYCVGGAIVGEWLSASAGLGYYMIRAKNGYLLDKVFATVLVIMLLSLVLNFLVSQIEKILIKKRMISRV from the coding sequence GTGAAAAAAATAAATAAAAAAATACTCTACCCCATTATTAGCTTTTCAGTCATTATTTTACTTTGGGAAGGCTTAGGTCGAGCGTTTCATGTTCCACTATACGTTCTCCCCTTGCCCTCTCAAATTATTCAATCTTTACTAAGTGAAAAAGCAATTCTAATGAAGCATGCTTTGGTTACTACAAAAGAAGCTATCATTGGTTTAGTCTTAGCTGCTTTTTTAGCATTTTTCATTGCTATTTTGATGGACCGTTTTAAACAGTTACGTTTAATGTTCTATCCACACTTAGTTATTTCCCAAACCATTCCTGTCCTTGTGTTAGGACCAATTTTTTCAATTTGGTTTGGTTTTGGTTTAACGCCAAAGGTTCTCATTGTTATCCTAATGTGTTTTTTCCCAATTGTTGTGGCTTTTTCAGATGCTTTAAAAAATAGTAATCAAGAAAAAATTAATCTTTTAAAAACGTATGGTGCTAGTAACAAACAAATTTACAAAATGGTTAAAATACCTGAAGCGATGCCTGCATTTTTTTCTGGATTAAAAATTTCAGCGACTTACTGTGTTGGTGGTGCTATTGTTGGTGAATGGCTTAGTGCTTCTGCCGGTTTAGGTTACTACATGATTCGTGCAAAAAACGGCTATTTACTTGATAAAGTCTTTGCCACAGTTTTGGTCATAATGCTTTTAAGCTTAGTTCTTAATTTTTTAGTGTCTCAAATCGAAAAAATATTAATAAAAAAAAGGATGATTTCACGTGTTTAA